DNA from Neosynechococcus sphagnicola sy1:
GGAACTGTTGCCGTAACCGGGATAATCGGGGGCAACCAGATGGAATCGATCGGCAAGTGCCGACATCAAATTGCGGAACATGTGGGAGGAGGTCGGAAAGCCGTGCAACAGCAGAATTGTGGGATTACTGCGGGAGCCAGCTTCGCGGTAGAAGATATCTAACCCATCGATAGAAACGGTACGAAATGTGGTCATCAGATTACTCCTTGTGAGTTTATAAAGGTTTCACTGCCTAACGACGGCTCTGTTGCTGGAAATAGTCGCGCCAGCTTTCGGGTAACGCTGCAAGTTGAGCAGCACGGTGCAGTAACTCTGGATTGTTCGGCTCACGGGTATAAAGTTGAGTGATATCGGCAACCGTGATATTGTTCTCATCCCGACTCACTAACTCGAGAGTGTCTCCTGTTCCGACTTCGCCCTCTTGTAAAACAGAGAAATAAAAGCCAGTGCGACGACTGGCAAGAAAGCGTTTCACCATATCCGGTCGCCCAAACCGAATCCCCAGTTTGTAGCAGGGTAGGCGCGGCTGCGTCACCATCAGTTTGACTGTACCAATCTGAAAGCGATCGCCAATGTTTAGTTCCGCTTCTTTCAGTCCAGTGGTCGTGAAATTTTCACCAAAGTTGCCAAGGGTTAACTCAGTGTCAGGTAATTCACTCCGCCAGTAATCGTAATGCTCAAAGGGATAAGCATAGACTGCTTTTTCCAATCCACCATGAACGGTTAGATCCGCCTGTCCATCACCGTCTAAATTGAGCGATCGCACCATCACCCGATCGCTAATTGGCTCTTTGAAAATGCCAGTTCTCACTGTTTTTCCGTTCCAGTTCACTTCACGGGGGAGTCCGACGTTGACAGAAATGAGTTTCATTTCAGATTAATTTCCTGCTTGACTGAAGACTTTTAGAGTAATGATTTGGGATATAGCCACTGCCTAAATAACTGTGTCAGGCGTGGCATAATTAGATAAGTGAGAAATGCCACTACGAGTCCAGTTGTGATGAGTTGATTGAGTAATACAGGCAACCCAGACAGTAATGGTGCCAGCAGACGGGTGAGAATCGCGAGAGTGATAAACACTCCCAACCAGGTAACCAACGCCATTTTGTAACGAGGCGGGGGAGACTTCATCGGTTTGTTAGATAGACTAAACCACGTCTCTAGTCCGGTCAGAGTTTGAACGGTTTCAGGCTTTTCAATCAGCGGCTGTAATCGCTCAATCCATTCCCGCCGAGTCTCAGATTCTAGCCACTTTTTGAGAGTGTTGTAGTGGTCAAATCGGACAATGTGGACATACTCAGGGTGTGCATGATCGCGCGGTCGAATCGCATTTACCCCTAAATATCCTGTGAATTTTTGGGCAGCTGTGGCGATGCCATGAAACCATTCTTCGTAGCCCTGCTCCCGCCCTGGTCTGACAACATGAGAAATGATGGCTGTTACTTGATGGTTTTCTGTATCTTCACCAATGGCAAGCGGTTCTTCCAACATAGATATGTCCTTGCGTAATTTTGCTGTATGTCTAACATTAATTACTGGCAGCGGTAATGGCTGCCATCAAGTGGTTAATGTTCCAGCGATCGCGATACCGAATGCCATTAATAAATAGTGTTGGGGCATCTGTTACTCCACTGTGTAAGCCGCCTTCAATATCTTGATTGATGCGATCAATATGCACCTGTTTGGCTAGATCTTGCAGAAATTGGGAAATATCGAGCCCGAGATGATTGGCATACTCCACCAGATAACCATTTCCCAATTCTTGTGAACGGATGAACAGCAGATCGTGCATTTGCCAAAACTGACCCTGAACCGCCGCTGCTTCCGCTGCCTCCGCCGCATGTTGAGCCTGAGGATGAATCTGGCGCTGTGGAAAATGACGAAAAATCAAACAGGAATAATTTGCTCCAAACGAAACACTAAGCTGTTGCTGAATCGCTCTGAGTAGCCGATAACCGTCCGCACACTGAGAACTTTGATAGTCTCCATACATCACCAGCACTATGGCGGCATTCAGCACACCTTTTATGTGATCTTGTGTTGAAGGTGGGACGGATAATGAACTACAACCTCGGTCTTGACTCACTCGATACCTCTTAGGAAAGAACGGCTTGACGCAGGCGATCGCGCAACCTTCTTTCCACAATCTAGATAAAGCAAACTCAAACCCTGCAACTAAATTGCTATTTGTGTTTGCTC
Protein-coding regions in this window:
- a CDS encoding MOSC domain-containing protein; this translates as MKLISVNVGLPREVNWNGKTVRTGIFKEPISDRVMVRSLNLDGDGQADLTVHGGLEKAVYAYPFEHYDYWRSELPDTELTLGNFGENFTTTGLKEAELNIGDRFQIGTVKLMVTQPRLPCYKLGIRFGRPDMVKRFLASRRTGFYFSVLQEGEVGTGDTLELVSRDENNITVADITQLYTREPNNPELLHRAAQLAALPESWRDYFQQQSRR
- a CDS encoding antibiotic biosynthesis monooxygenase, whose translation is MLEEPLAIGEDTENHQVTAIISHVVRPGREQGYEEWFHGIATAAQKFTGYLGVNAIRPRDHAHPEYVHIVRFDHYNTLKKWLESETRREWIERLQPLIEKPETVQTLTGLETWFSLSNKPMKSPPPRYKMALVTWLGVFITLAILTRLLAPLLSGLPVLLNQLITTGLVVAFLTYLIMPRLTQLFRQWLYPKSLL
- a CDS encoding DsbA family protein; this encodes MSQDRGCSSLSVPPSTQDHIKGVLNAAIVLVMYGDYQSSQCADGYRLLRAIQQQLSVSFGANYSCLIFRHFPQRQIHPQAQHAAEAAEAAAVQGQFWQMHDLLFIRSQELGNGYLVEYANHLGLDISQFLQDLAKQVHIDRINQDIEGGLHSGVTDAPTLFINGIRYRDRWNINHLMAAITAASN